One window of the Sphaerochaeta associata genome contains the following:
- a CDS encoding DUF523 domain-containing protein, with protein sequence MKKLPLVISACLAGRCCRYDGSSALLSCLNALDEVFELIALCPEQLGGLPTPRSCAELVNRRVLTKEGLDLTEPFVEGSRKALALARAQGCSIALLMERSPSCGSTCVYDGTFSGTLIEGEGVFANLLREQGFTLYTPKTIDALMKANTVSYGSEHR encoded by the coding sequence ATGAAGAAGCTCCCGCTTGTAATCAGCGCATGTCTTGCCGGCAGATGCTGCCGGTATGACGGCAGTTCGGCCCTGCTTTCCTGTTTGAATGCGTTGGATGAGGTTTTTGAGCTCATCGCCTTGTGCCCCGAGCAGCTTGGAGGCCTTCCCACCCCGCGTAGCTGTGCGGAATTGGTGAACAGGCGGGTGCTGACAAAGGAAGGCTTGGATCTGACCGAGCCCTTTGTGGAAGGATCACGCAAGGCTTTGGCTCTTGCTCGAGCTCAAGGATGCAGTATTGCGCTGCTCATGGAACGCAGCCCATCCTGCGGCTCGACATGCGTATATGATGGAACCTTCAGCGGTACCTTGATCGAAGGAGAAGGCGTATTTGCAAACCTGCTCAGGGAGCAGGGTTTTACGCTCTATACACCAAAAACCATCGATGCTCTTATGAAAGCCAATACTGTTTCGTACGGATCAGAGCATCGGTGA